The nucleotide sequence AATCGCTTGAATATCAGGTTGACGCCGAGGTCCTGGCCTGGGGAAAACAGGCGGTGAAGGTGGCGCCCTGCTTGGGCACGCTTTCGATCAAAAGCCGGCCGCGATGACGGTTAAGAATATGTTTCACCAGCGATAATCCGAGGCCCGTCCCGCCTTGCGAGCGGCTGTCGCCGACGTCGACCCGGTAGAAGCGCTCGGTCAGCCGCGGCAGGTGCTCGGGCGCGATGCCGGGGCCGAAATCGCGCACGAAGACGCGGATTTCCTGAGTTCCATCAGTCGCCGCGCCGATGTTGAGCGACACGATGACGCGCCCGCCCGAGGCACCATATTTGAGCGCGTTCTCGATCAGGTTCTCGAACAGGCGCAACAGCTCTTCACGGTCGCCCGCGATCATCACCGGGCTCTCCGGCAGATGGGTCTCGACGTCGACCTGGCGTTCGCGGGCCAGCGGCTCGAGCCCGTCGGCGACCTGGCGGATGATCGGCACGAGATCGACCAGGGTGTCGGGTCGCACATGGGCGGACAACTCGACGCGCGACAGCGACAAGAGGTCATCTATCAGGCGCGCCATGCGTGTGGCCTGAGCGTGCATGATGCCGAGGAAGCGCTCGCGGGCCTTGGGGTCGTCCTTGGCCTGCCCCTGGAGCGTATCAATGAAGCCCGACAGCGCGGCGAGCGGCGTGCGCAATTCGTGGCTGGCATTGGCAACGAAATCGGCGCGCATCTCCTCGACCCGGCGCAGCGGCGTCTGGTCGTGGAAGGTCATCAGCATGCATTTGTCGGCGCCGCCGAAGGTGGTGGGCACCGGCACCGGCGTGATGATGAGCTCCATCCAGCGATCGACCGGCACATGGTCGAGATAGTCTGCGCGCCGCGGCTCGGTGGTGGCGATCGACTCGCGCAGCGCGGTGATGATCTCCGGCGAGCGCAGTGCGAACTGCGCCAGCTCGTTCTTGCGCAGCGCCGGCGCAAGCTGGGCGGCGGCCGCATTGAGATGGATCACACGGCCGGCGCGGTCGAGCAGCACCGCCGGATCCGGTATGCCGGCGACGACCGCCGCAACCGCCGCGCTTTCGACGGGATTGATGCGGCGGACGTCGTCGCGCGAGGCCGCATTGTCATGCAGTCGCCACGGGATCAGCGCGGCGGCCGCTATGCAGAGAAACACCGCCACGGCGCGCACCGCCGACAATTCGCCGAGCGAAACCACGACCGACAGCGCCAGCGCTGCGGCGATCAGGATGATAGTCGAGTGCCGCAGCCGGTCGGACCAGGGCTGGGCGGGAGAAGGAGGGGCATCAATCGCCATCGGGGCGGGCTTCTCCTAGGGGCTTGCGCGGTTCAGGCGCCGCTGTCGCTGCGCTCTCTCACATAGGCGGCTTCAGGTGCCGGACCGGGGTCGAGCTTGAGCGCCGCCTGCTGCAGGCGCTTCGATCGGGCGCCGATGATAACCTCGCGAAACGTCAGCAAGATTACAGATATGACGAAGGGTGAAAGATAATAGAGCACCCGGAACAGGAGCATGCCGCCCAGGAGCTCCTCCCGGTCCATCTGCCAGAGGCCGACAAGCATGGCAGCGTCGAAGACGCCGAGGCCCCCGGGCGAATGGCTGGCAAAGCCGAGCAGCGTCGCCGAGACGAAGATCACCGCGACCACGACGAAGCCGAGATTGGGCTCGTCCGGGACCAGCACGTACATCGCGAGCGCGCAGAAGCCGAGATCGATGATG is from Bradyrhizobium sp. ISRA430 and encodes:
- a CDS encoding ATP-binding protein; the protein is MAIDAPPSPAQPWSDRLRHSTIILIAAALALSVVVSLGELSAVRAVAVFLCIAAAALIPWRLHDNAASRDDVRRINPVESAAVAAVVAGIPDPAVLLDRAGRVIHLNAAAAQLAPALRKNELAQFALRSPEIITALRESIATTEPRRADYLDHVPVDRWMELIITPVPVPTTFGGADKCMLMTFHDQTPLRRVEEMRADFVANASHELRTPLAALSGFIDTLQGQAKDDPKARERFLGIMHAQATRMARLIDDLLSLSRVELSAHVRPDTLVDLVPIIRQVADGLEPLARERQVDVETHLPESPVMIAGDREELLRLFENLIENALKYGASGGRVIVSLNIGAATDGTQEIRVFVRDFGPGIAPEHLPRLTERFYRVDVGDSRSQGGTGLGLSLVKHILNRHRGRLLIESVPKQGATFTACFPQARTSAST